The sequence below is a genomic window from Dyadobacter chenwenxiniae.
CGAAGCAATAGAGCCGGTTGTTTCGACACGTCGCTGCGTTCCATAACCCACTACAACCACTTCTTCGAGCGCTTTTGTGTCGGTTTGTAAAGCAATGTCAATGTTTGTTTGGTTGTTAACGGCGATTTCTTGTGCCAGGTAACCAACAAATGAGAAAACGATTGTCGCGTTCGCCGCAGCTTCGATGGAGAATGTGCCTTCTGCGGTGGTTAATGTTCCCTGCTGCGTTCCTTTTACGGTCACACTCGCGCCTGGAATTCCCTCACCCTTTTCATCGGTCACTTTTCCGGTTACGGTGCCGGACTGCGCCAGCAATGCATGCGTCAGTCCCAGTTGCAGGACCATCAGCAAAATTGATTTGAGTATTCTTCTCTTCATATACTGTTTTTAGGGTTAAAGTAAATGTGGGTCAAATAGGAATAATGCAATTTTATTGAGTATAGGTGTGAGAAAGCGTGGGTTTGAGAAGCGGGCAAACTTGCTCATCAGGCTATTGTCAAGCTGGTTTTACATAAATATAGACGCGTAGGCAGGGGATGTCAAGCCAATTATAAGCCTATTAAATATCAGATTTGAACAAAAAATATCGGTAACGTTTGCGAAGACGTTGCCGATATATGGTTTTATGAATCATTAATATAAGAATTTCATATTTTTGTATGGAGAAGCTATTGTTGCGTTTCTTTTAGTCTGGAAAAGCTGTTTTATGGAAAAAGTACAAGTGCTATGATCAAATGTGTGAAGTGTGAACAGGTGGATCATATTATGAAAGCAGGCTATGTACGAGGCAAGCAGCGCTATCTGTGCAAGACCTGTAACTATTATTTCACCCATTCAGAAAAAGATCCTTTTGCGATTTCAGCGAAAAGAAAACGACATCAGACCACAATCATTGACATTGCTAAATCGCTTGGCGTTTCCAACTCTACGGTTTCCCGCGCATTGCACGGACATGCGGACATTAGTCCGGAAACACGGCAAGCTGTGCTGGACAAAGCTTTGCAGCTGGATTACCAGCCAAATCAGCTTGCTTATAGCCTGGTAAAAAGCAAGACAAATACAATTGGAATGATCGTTCCGGAATTTCATAATCCGTTTTTCCCAAACGTAATCATCGGCGCACATGAAGTGCTGACCAAGGCAGGTTATAACCTGACCATTATGCAAAGCAATGAGTCGTATCAGGTGGAAATTTCGAATACGAGGGCAATGCTCGCGAACCGCATCGATGGCCTGCTGATATCGCTGACGCAGGAAACCAATAATTTTGATCATCTGGGTGTTTTCGAAAAACGCGGTATCCCGCTGGTGCTTTTCAACCGCGTATGCGAGCAGATTGATGTACCGAAAGTTGTTGTGAATGATTTCGAAGCTTCATT
It includes:
- a CDS encoding LacI family DNA-binding transcriptional regulator; the protein is MIKCVKCEQVDHIMKAGYVRGKQRYLCKTCNYYFTHSEKDPFAISAKRKRHQTTIIDIAKSLGVSNSTVSRALHGHADISPETRQAVLDKALQLDYQPNQLAYSLVKSKTNTIGMIVPEFHNPFFPNVIIGAHEVLTKAGYNLTIMQSNESYQVEISNTRAMLANRIDGLLISLTQETNNFDHLGVFEKRGIPLVLFNRVCEQIDVPKVVVNDFEASFLAVEHLIMNGYERIAHLGGPLTLSVSRERLRGYKAALEKHGKTIDDHMVIQGMLTQQKARIYGQYLLDLADRPDAIFAVNDSAAIEIILMAKEKGISIPDELGVVGFSDNPESAYIGPGLTTVRQPTLEMGRTTAEWVLQLVDLDDVHLPEKKILQTELIVRGSSRRCGD